A genomic window from Mobula hypostoma chromosome X1, sMobHyp1.1, whole genome shotgun sequence includes:
- the LOC134340196 gene encoding anti-apoptotic protein NR13-like → MPDSDMAERIHGCLREETLVLVQDYLQHCLSLSWEQRPPNKMAFTLRKVAYQMVEQHQAAFSNMKNGLENGLQVYAMSWSGAAGPVGESVVVAEDIAVVAANFLRRVVEEMLADEKINWGWVVCIFTSTLCHHFRDSGLVMCPEAGPGPLNMLAKSVANCLGKERREWIQKNGGWDGFLRFFSRDEHWQESTVRNMLIKVAGFGIAGLACLLADRYLPMLSLFSVHKLLN, encoded by the coding sequence ATGCCCGACTCGGACATGGCAGAGAGGATTCATGGCTGCTTGAGGGAGGAGACGCTGGTGTTGGTCCAGGATTACCTGCAGCACTGCCTGAGCCTGAGCTGGGAGCAGAGGCCGCCCAACAAGATGGCTTTCACCCTGCGCAAGGTCGCCTACCAGATGGTGGAGCAGCACCAGGCTGCCTTCAGCAACATGAAGAATGGCTTGGAAAATGGCCTGCAGGTCTACGCCATGTCATGGAGCGGGGCGGCTGGGCCTGTGGGAGAGTCGGTGGTGGTGGCCGAGGACATTGCAGTTGTGGCGGCCAACTTCCTGCGCCGGgtggtggaggagatgttggcCGACGAGAAGATAAACTGGGGCTGGGTGGTGTGCATCTTCACCTCCACGCTGTGCCACCATTTCAGGGACTCGGGCCTCGTCATGTGCCCTGAGGCTGGGCCGGGCCCACTGAATATGCTGGCGAAGAGTGTGGCCAACTGCCTGGGCaaggagaggcgagagtggatccAGAAAAACGGAGGTTGGGATGGATTTCTCAGATTCTTCAGCAGGGATGAGCACTGGCAAGAATCAACAGTGCGAAATATGTTGATAAAGGTTGCTGGCTTTGGTATAGCTGGGTTAGCTTGCCTTCTTGCTGACCGATATTTGCCAATGTTAAGTTTGTTTAGTGTACACAAACTCTTAAATTAA